The window ACATGTGCAGGAATTGTCGATCTTGCCGGACAGGCCCTACGATGAATATGTGCCCGCGCTGCTTGCCTCCTACGAGCAGACAGGCGGATGGAACAATCGGGACGACCACAACATGCCGTCCAAGCGCGCCGTTGGATTGATTTGCAGGGACTTGTTGCAGATCCTGTTTCCCGGGTTTCACGATGATGACGCGGTACACCACGGAACGGTCGCAGACTTGACGAGTGACCGTTTGTCGGACATGGCTTTGCGCCTGGAGGAACAGGTGCGGCGCAGTGTCCGCATCGGCAATCCCAAAAAGCCGACCGGTCGTACCCCGCCCATCCTGAAACAGTTCTGCAAATCCCTGCCCAAAGTGCGCGAACTGCTGCGCAGTGACATCGAAACTGCCTTTGAAAACGATCCCGCCACCCTGCATCGCGAGGAGGTTATTCTATCCTACCCATTCGTTGAAGCTATAGCGATCCAGCGCCTGGCCCATGTGCTGCATAAAGCCGGGGCGCCGATTGTGCCGCGGATGATGACAGAATGGGCGCATGCGGTGACCGGCATTGACATTCATCCGGGGGCAAAAATCGGCTCGCATTTTTTCATCGACCACGGCACCGGTGTGGTGATTGGCGAGACTTGCCGCATTGGCAACCGGGTGAAGCTGTACCACGGGGTCACACTGGGGGCGCGCAGCTTCGCCAAGGATGAAGCCGGGCGGGTTGTGAAGGGAGGCAAACGCCACCCTGATGTGGAAGACCATGTGACGATTTACCCGAACTCGACCATCCTCGGCGGGGAAACGGTCATTGGAGCGAATTCGACCATTGGCGCAAACGTGTTTCTGGTTTATAGTGTCCCGCCAGATTCGCTGGTGGTTTATGAGGAAAAACAATTGGTGATCCGTGACAAGGCCATTCGAAAAAAAACGGCGGACTACGATTGGATTATTTAAAGGGTTTTTAAAGAATGAGTTCTTCCCGCTATTATGGAATCGATCATCATGTGGGCCGGACGCCGCTGATCCGCCTGCGCCATCTCTCCGAATTGACGGGGTGTGAAATTCTCGGCAAGGCGGAATTCATGAACCCCGGTGGCTCGGTCAAAGACCGGGCTGCGCTGGGCATCATCAGCGCGGCGGAAGCCGATGGGAAACTGAAGCCGGGCGGCACCATCATTGAAGGCACGGCTGGCAACACGGGCATTGGCCTCACCGTCATCGGCCATGCCAAAGGTTACCGCACTGTTATTGTCATTCCCGAAACACAGTCGGTGGAAAAGATCACTCTGCTGCGCACTCTGGGAGCCGAAGTGATTACCGTTCCTGAAAAGCCTTACAAGGATCCCGGCAATTACAACAAAGTGGCCCGCCGATTGGCGGAGGAGAAAGGCTGGTTTTGGGCGGATCAGTTTGACAACACGGCAAATCGGCTGGCGCATTACCGCAGCACAGGCCCGGAGATTTGGGAACAGACTTCGGGCGAAGTCTGCGCTTTTGTGGCGGCGGTGGGGACGGGCGGTACACTGGCGGGAACGGCTCTGTATCTGAAGGAGCACAATCCTGGCGTAAAAGTGGTTTGTGCCGACCCCTATGGCGCGGCCATGTGGTCGTGGTTCACTCAGGGCCACACTGAAATCAACGATGGTGATTCGGTGGCGGAGGGCATCGGCCAAGGTCGGGTGACGAAGAATCTGGAAGGCATTTCTGTGGATCACGCCTACCGCATTCCCGACCAGGAGGCGTTGACTCTTGTTTATCATCTGCTGCGCGAAGAGGGGTTGTTTCTGGGGCTTTCCTCGGGTGTGAATGTGGCGGGGGCGTTGCGCATCGCGCGCGAACTGGGGCCGGGCCGGACAATTGTTACGATTCTTTGCGATACCGGGGCGAAATACCAGTCCAAGCTTTTCAATGCCGAGTGGCTGGCCTCCAAGCAACTCAATCCCGGCCTACCGCTTGAATCGGTGCTGGGTTGAGGCTGATCAGATTCATTGAGCCAAGGCATAGGTCAAATGGGGGCCAAACAGGGAGGGTTCCAAAAGGAAGGAATCGTGCCCTTTGTCGGAATGGACGGTGATCCATGTTGCGGATGCCCGGGCTTTTTCGAGCAGGCGTACAAGGCGCTCTTGTTCCTTGGGATGAAAAGCCACATCCGAATCAATGCTGAAAACCAGGAAATGCTGTTCCCGGCAGCGTGAAAAAAGTTCCGCCACGTTTTTCGCGCTGCTTCCTTCCAGCAGATCGAACCATTGCCAGGCATCCAGGATGCGCAGATAGCTGTTGGCGTCAAAACGACGGATAAATTTTTCGCCCTGGTGGAGCATGTAGGATTCGACCGGGTTTTTCATTTCATACCAACCGAATGGAGGCCTGCTGCTGACGACCTCATCGCGGGCGCGTTCCCGCAGGGCATCCGGCGCAATAAATGTTTTG of the Candidatus Methylacidiphilales bacterium genome contains:
- a CDS encoding serine O-acetyltransferase; this translates as MSRPVTVRSEQGVKCPEHEHVQELSILPDRPYDEYVPALLASYEQTGGWNNRDDHNMPSKRAVGLICRDLLQILFPGFHDDDAVHHGTVADLTSDRLSDMALRLEEQVRRSVRIGNPKKPTGRTPPILKQFCKSLPKVRELLRSDIETAFENDPATLHREEVILSYPFVEAIAIQRLAHVLHKAGAPIVPRMMTEWAHAVTGIDIHPGAKIGSHFFIDHGTGVVIGETCRIGNRVKLYHGVTLGARSFAKDEAGRVVKGGKRHPDVEDHVTIYPNSTILGGETVIGANSTIGANVFLVYSVPPDSLVVYEEKQLVIRDKAIRKKTADYDWII
- a CDS encoding cysteine synthase A; its protein translation is MSSSRYYGIDHHVGRTPLIRLRHLSELTGCEILGKAEFMNPGGSVKDRAALGIISAAEADGKLKPGGTIIEGTAGNTGIGLTVIGHAKGYRTVIVIPETQSVEKITLLRTLGAEVITVPEKPYKDPGNYNKVARRLAEEKGWFWADQFDNTANRLAHYRSTGPEIWEQTSGEVCAFVAAVGTGGTLAGTALYLKEHNPGVKVVCADPYGAAMWSWFTQGHTEINDGDSVAEGIGQGRVTKNLEGISVDHAYRIPDQEALTLVYHLLREEGLFLGLSSGVNVAGALRIARELGPGRTIVTILCDTGAKYQSKLFNAEWLASKQLNPGLPLESVLG